In the Blochmannia endosymbiont of Camponotus sp. genome, AGCATCGTAAGGAGCATTTTCACTAATTGCTCGTAATAAAGCTGGCGCACAAATTTTGTCGTCAGTTGATTGATAAGACCAACGGTACTTTAGTTTTAAAGATTTTACTTTTATTCTCCATTCGTCAATAGATAAGGATTGTGTTAATGAAAATAGTAAATCGTTTAAATTCCCTGATAAAGAAACATGAGCTAGACGTAGTTTACCGAATTCTGCAGGATCAATATCTAAATGAATTACTTTTGCTTGTGGAGCAAAAGTATGTAATTGTCCAGTTACTCGATCATCGAAACGAGCTCCAATTGCAATGAGTAAATCACATTTTTGCACTGCTAAATTAGCTGCTTGATTACCGTGCATGCCTAACATTCCTAAATAACAATCTTCTGTATAATCTGGCGCACCAATTCCTTTTAATGTTACTACAGTAGGTATTTTTGTTTTAGAAATGAATGTACGTAGCGATGTTACTGCTTGCGCCATTCCCACGCCTCCACCTATATAAAGTATTGGTTGGTATGATTTAAGCATTAATACACGAGCTTTTTCTATATCACCTTTGATGCTACAAACATGCTTTTTATTATTAATATAGTTTTTAGGTATTATTTTTTCGGTAGATAGTTGAATATCTTTTGGTATATCTATTAATACTGGACCTGGTCTTCCTTTGGAAGCAATATAAAATGCTTCATCAATAATACCAGGTATCATATGTAATGAATGTACTAAAAAACTATGTTTAGTGCAAGCTAAAGATAATCCTAATACATCTACTTCTTGAAATGCGTCAGTACCAATAAATTCTAATCCTACTTGTCCAGTAATTGCTACTATCGGGATAGAGTCTAACAGTGCATCAGCTAGCCCAGTGATAAGATTGGTAGCTCCTGGACCAGAAGTTGCAAAGCATACACCAACTTTTCCAGTGGCTCTAGCAT is a window encoding:
- the ilvG gene encoding acetolactate synthase 2 catalytic subunit, with protein sequence MNGAQWIIKALRDKGVDIIFGYPGGAIMPIYDALFDSEVKHLLCRHEQGAIIAAIGYARATGKVGVCFATSGPGATNLITGLADALLDSIPIVAITGQVGLEFIGTDAFQEVDVLGLSLACTKHSFLVHSLHMIPGIIDEAFYIASKGRPGPVLIDIPKDIQLSTEKIIPKNYINNKKHVCSIKGDIEKARVLMLKSYQPILYIGGGVGMAQAVTSLRTFISKTKIPTVVTLKGIGAPDYTEDCYLGMLGMHGNQAANLAVQKCDLLIAIGARFDDRVTGQLHTFAPQAKVIHLDIDPAEFGKLRLAHVSLSGNLNDLLFSLTQSLSIDEWRIKVKSLKLKYRWSYQSTDDKICAPALLRAISENAPYDAIVTTDVGQHQMWAAQHMQFNRPENFITSGGLGTMGFGTPAAIGAQIGRPNHMVICISGDGSFMMNIQELATIKRKSLPIKIVLLDNQRLGMVRQWQQLFFNKRYSETTLTDNPNFLILAKAFDIHGLRITHKSQISDAINLLFMHTEAFLLHVLINEYENVWPLVPPGASNDAMLEQ